A part of Sulfurifustis variabilis genomic DNA contains:
- a CDS encoding ABC transporter substrate-binding protein, whose product MKKKLSEEMVETRLDLPPDELILPDDPEVREGKPDPRLVVERDPLFSPVLGTGVTRRDVLKMGAALAAMGCGLPAAGRAFAQEKKFNEVVRVGYLPITDAAALLIAHEQGFFKKEGLDSVRPELVRGWSQIVEAFQSHKFNVVHLLNPIPIWMRYNNKFPVKITAWDHTNGSAFVYGQHTGIKSIKDFGGKQLAVPYWYSNHNIIAQMLLRDAGITPVIRPQDAKLAPNECNLLVLAPPDMPPALASKKIDAYIVAEPFNALGEIRARAKMLRFTGDVWKGHPCCVVAMHEADVMDPARAAWTQAVHNAIVAAQLFMGENRKETAKILSKDGANYLPFDFEIIDRAMNFYDPAYYKNPLAIKHVDWGQDRINFQAWPYPSATKVVTEEMKRVVLTGDRAFLDNLSSDFVAKDLVNYDFIRKSLEKYPSWKKDPSVPQSGDPYTRKEVIQV is encoded by the coding sequence ATGAAAAAGAAACTAAGCGAGGAGATGGTCGAGACTCGTCTGGACTTGCCGCCCGACGAGCTGATCCTGCCGGACGATCCCGAGGTCAGGGAAGGAAAGCCGGACCCGAGGCTGGTCGTGGAGCGCGATCCGCTCTTCAGCCCGGTGCTCGGCACCGGCGTCACCCGGCGCGACGTGCTCAAGATGGGCGCCGCGCTCGCCGCCATGGGGTGCGGGCTGCCCGCGGCCGGGCGCGCCTTCGCCCAGGAGAAGAAGTTCAACGAGGTGGTGCGCGTGGGTTACCTCCCCATCACGGATGCGGCAGCGCTCCTGATCGCGCACGAACAGGGATTCTTCAAGAAGGAGGGGCTCGATTCGGTGCGTCCGGAGCTCGTCCGGGGCTGGTCGCAGATCGTCGAGGCCTTCCAGTCGCACAAGTTCAACGTTGTGCACCTGCTCAATCCGATCCCGATCTGGATGCGCTACAACAACAAGTTCCCGGTGAAGATCACGGCCTGGGACCACACCAATGGCTCGGCCTTCGTGTACGGTCAGCATACGGGCATCAAGAGCATCAAGGACTTCGGCGGTAAGCAGCTCGCGGTACCGTACTGGTATTCCAACCACAACATCATCGCGCAGATGCTGCTGCGCGACGCCGGCATCACGCCGGTGATCCGCCCGCAGGACGCGAAGCTCGCGCCGAACGAGTGCAACCTCCTGGTGCTCGCGCCGCCCGACATGCCGCCGGCGCTCGCCTCGAAGAAGATCGACGCCTACATCGTCGCCGAGCCGTTCAACGCCCTGGGCGAGATCCGGGCGCGCGCCAAGATGCTGCGCTTCACCGGCGACGTGTGGAAGGGCCATCCGTGCTGCGTGGTCGCGATGCACGAGGCCGACGTCATGGATCCGGCGCGGGCCGCGTGGACGCAGGCGGTGCACAACGCCATCGTCGCCGCGCAGCTCTTCATGGGGGAGAACCGGAAGGAGACGGCGAAGATCCTGTCGAAGGACGGCGCGAACTACCTGCCGTTCGACTTCGAGATCATCGACCGGGCCATGAACTTCTACGATCCCGCGTACTACAAGAACCCGCTGGCGATCAAGCACGTGGACTGGGGACAGGACCGCATCAACTTCCAGGCCTGGCCCTATCCGTCGGCGACCAAGGTCGTCACGGAGGAGATGAAGCGGGTCGTGCTCACCGGCGACCGGGCGTTCCTCGACAACCTTTCGTCCGACTTCGTGGCGAAGGACCTCGTCAACTACGACTTCATCCGCAAGTCGCTCGAGAAGTATCCCAGCTGGAAGAAGGACCCTAGCGTCCCGCAGTCGGGCGATCCGTACACGCGCAAGGAGGTCATCCAGGTATGA
- a CDS encoding ABC transporter ATP-binding protein, whose protein sequence is MTVRGVHIQIEKLSHRYSARSPLTFDRVELEAQRGEALAIIGRSGCGKSTLLHILAGLMRPTDGTVRLDNDVVDKPSPRWVMMFQAPHLFPWMKVSQNVGVGLHFAGWSEEKRRARVTEAIKLVHLQDYADNNVQDLSGGQQQRVALARSLVMEPEMLLLDEPFSALDAFTRAALQRDVRSITKRLGINLVIVTHDIDEAVLMADRALIMAGSPGKIYDELQIDLPDPRERQDPAVQAMRARLMEAFHKAAGAPPPDGEDTHDAAKPASQSIQGIGAGGKGTTTTPRIMSAGTPADIG, encoded by the coding sequence ATGACGGTACGCGGAGTTCATATCCAGATCGAGAAGCTGAGCCACCGCTACAGCGCCCGATCACCGTTGACGTTCGACCGGGTGGAGCTCGAGGCGCAGCGCGGCGAGGCGCTCGCCATCATCGGCCGGTCGGGCTGCGGCAAGTCCACCCTGCTCCACATCCTCGCAGGTCTCATGCGCCCGACGGACGGAACCGTTCGGCTCGACAACGACGTTGTCGACAAGCCGTCGCCGCGCTGGGTGATGATGTTCCAGGCGCCGCACCTGTTCCCCTGGATGAAGGTGTCGCAGAACGTCGGCGTCGGGCTGCATTTCGCCGGATGGAGCGAGGAGAAGCGGCGTGCGCGCGTGACCGAGGCCATCAAGCTCGTGCATCTCCAGGACTACGCCGACAACAACGTCCAGGACCTGTCCGGCGGCCAGCAGCAGCGCGTGGCGCTCGCCCGCTCGCTGGTCATGGAGCCCGAGATGCTGCTCCTCGACGAGCCGTTCTCCGCGCTGGACGCGTTCACGCGCGCGGCGCTGCAGCGCGACGTCCGCTCGATCACCAAGCGCCTCGGGATCAACCTCGTGATCGTCACGCACGACATCGACGAGGCGGTGCTGATGGCGGACCGCGCGCTGATCATGGCCGGATCTCCCGGCAAGATCTACGACGAGCTGCAGATCGACCTGCCGGATCCCCGGGAGCGCCAGGACCCGGCGGTGCAGGCGATGCGCGCGCGGCTGATGGAGGCGTTCCACAAGGCCGCCGGCGCGCCGCCGCCCGACGGCGAGGACACGCACGACGCCGCAAAGCCGGCGTCGCAGTCGATTCAGGGTATCGGTGCAGGAGGTAAAGGAACTACAACAACGCCCAGGATCATGTCCGCCGGCACGCCGGCCGACATCGGGTAG
- the glcF gene encoding glycolate oxidase subunit GlcF, which produces MKPVLVNFVRDTPLGRDAAALLRACVHCGACAPTCPTFQLLGDELDSPRGRIYQMKMVLEGRRPATRETLAHLDRCLGCRTCEAVCASGMHYAALLDIGRVLIEGRVARPWRERVARALVRSVIPHPGRFTPLLRLGQLVRPLMPTALKRRIPARRRAVEWPASRHARRMLVLDGCVQPAIAPNINAAAARVLDRLGISLVRAQSAGCCGALHQHTSDPSGALDFARRNIDAWWPHVEAGCEAIVTTASGCGLHVKEYGHLLRGDPTYAARAKRVSQMARDLSEVVAREDLGRLEPGVPAGTKVAFQSPCSLQHGQRLNGVVEKILSEAGFVLTEVPDRYLCCGSAGSYALLQPGIASRLKRNKVAALESARPDLIASANIGCLVHLQSGTDLPVRHWIELFQLPRGDA; this is translated from the coding sequence ATGAAGCCAGTGCTCGTCAATTTCGTCCGCGATACGCCCCTCGGACGCGACGCCGCGGCCCTCCTGCGCGCGTGCGTGCACTGCGGCGCGTGCGCGCCGACCTGCCCGACTTTCCAGCTCCTGGGCGACGAGCTCGACAGCCCGCGTGGCCGCATCTATCAGATGAAGATGGTGCTCGAGGGTCGCCGCCCTGCGACCCGGGAGACCCTCGCTCACCTCGATCGCTGCCTGGGCTGCCGCACCTGTGAGGCCGTTTGCGCCTCGGGCATGCACTACGCGGCGCTCCTCGACATCGGGCGCGTGCTGATCGAAGGCCGCGTAGCGCGCCCCTGGCGCGAGCGGGTGGCGCGCGCGCTGGTGCGATCCGTGATTCCCCATCCGGGACGGTTCACGCCGTTGCTGCGCCTCGGGCAGCTCGTGCGGCCGTTGATGCCCACTGCGTTGAAGCGCCGGATCCCGGCACGCCGCCGCGCGGTCGAGTGGCCGGCGTCGCGGCATGCACGGCGGATGCTCGTTCTCGACGGCTGCGTGCAGCCGGCGATCGCGCCGAACATCAACGCGGCCGCCGCGCGCGTGCTGGACCGGCTCGGCATTTCACTGGTGCGCGCCCAAAGCGCCGGCTGCTGTGGCGCGCTGCACCAGCACACTTCCGATCCCTCCGGAGCGCTCGACTTCGCCCGGCGCAACATCGACGCCTGGTGGCCGCACGTCGAAGCCGGCTGCGAAGCGATCGTGACGACGGCCAGCGGCTGCGGCCTTCACGTCAAGGAATACGGTCACCTGTTGCGCGGTGATCCGACGTATGCCGCGAGGGCGAAGCGCGTGTCGCAGATGGCAAGGGACCTTTCCGAAGTGGTCGCGCGAGAGGACCTCGGGCGGCTCGAACCGGGCGTGCCGGCCGGAACGAAGGTTGCGTTCCAGTCTCCCTGCTCGCTGCAGCACGGGCAGCGGTTGAACGGCGTCGTGGAGAAGATCCTGAGCGAGGCTGGCTTCGTCCTGACGGAAGTGCCGGACCGGTATCTCTGCTGCGGCTCGGCCGGCAGCTACGCGCTGCTGCAACCGGGGATCGCGAGCCGACTCAAGCGCAACAAGGTCGCCGCGCTCGAATCCGCCCGGCCGGATCTGATTGCGAGCGCCAACATCGGTTGTCTCGTGCATCTGCAAAGCGGCACGGACTTGCCGGTGCGACACTGGATCGAGTTGTTCCAGCTTCCGCGAGGCGACGCGTAG
- a CDS encoding SH3-like domain-containing protein, producing MRKSRHAETDDEGLGKASSAPKYNYLRVAEIAAGIGDPQCYKGKAGRPPRFKIGDRLRVKDQPDLFYNQTPGYIRGAVGTVEDIAYESPAPEDEAWGHIDKVEWFYVVCFRHEDLWDDDSPDTNPDDTIRTEISERWLEPV from the coding sequence ATGCGCAAAAGTCGCCACGCTGAGACAGACGACGAGGGATTGGGCAAGGCGAGCAGCGCGCCCAAGTACAACTACCTGCGCGTTGCCGAGATCGCCGCCGGCATCGGCGACCCGCAGTGCTACAAGGGCAAGGCCGGTCGCCCGCCCCGCTTCAAGATCGGCGACCGCCTGCGGGTCAAGGATCAGCCGGATCTCTTTTACAACCAGACGCCCGGCTACATCCGCGGCGCCGTCGGCACCGTGGAGGACATCGCCTACGAGAGCCCCGCCCCGGAAGACGAGGCGTGGGGACACATCGACAAGGTCGAGTGGTTCTACGTGGTGTGTTTCCGGCACGAAGACCTGTGGGACGACGATTCTCCCGATACGAATCCGGACGACACGATACGAACCGAGATCTCCGAGCGTTGGCTCGAGCCGGTGTAG
- a CDS encoding putative zinc-binding protein, producing MARQIPHLPLVYSCSGCSSAAQLANTLAVRLDRDGEAQMSCIAGVGADLPNFVHQATSGRPILALDGCPLACVRGCLRRHDVEPDRYVQLQKHGVKKRYGQDAPEEDAERLYPWIVQLAREIRPDGERSQPAAKIGEAQ from the coding sequence GTGGCTCGACAGATTCCTCATCTCCCGCTGGTGTACAGCTGCTCGGGATGCTCGAGCGCAGCCCAGCTCGCCAATACGCTGGCCGTGCGTCTCGATCGCGACGGCGAGGCACAGATGTCCTGCATCGCCGGCGTCGGTGCCGACCTGCCGAACTTCGTTCACCAGGCGACGTCGGGTCGCCCGATCCTCGCCCTGGACGGCTGCCCGCTGGCGTGCGTGCGCGGCTGCCTGCGACGCCACGACGTCGAGCCCGACCGCTACGTGCAGCTCCAGAAGCACGGCGTGAAGAAACGCTACGGCCAGGATGCGCCGGAGGAAGACGCGGAGCGTCTGTATCCGTGGATCGTGCAGCTCGCGCGCGAGATCCGGCCGGACGGCGAGCGGTCGCAGCCTGCGGCCAAGATCGGCGAAGCCCAATGA
- the scnC gene encoding thiocyanate hydrolase subunit gamma: MSDKHKPQPMVDEISDFEVLETAVRELAIEKGLFSAEDHRRWTEYVHTLGPVPAARLVAKAWLDPEYKKLAVKDGVKASLAVGVDWINSPPTGFGTPSDYCNLRVLEDTPKLKHVVVCTLCSCYPRPILGQSPEWYRTPNYRRRLVRWPRQVLAEFGLQLPPDVEIRVADSNQKTRYIVLPVRPAGTEGWTEDQLAEIVTRDCLIGVAVPKPGVTTNEKRPVRPAVHPVHHDH, from the coding sequence ATGTCAGACAAGCACAAACCCCAGCCGATGGTCGACGAGATCAGCGATTTCGAAGTGCTCGAGACCGCCGTGCGCGAACTGGCCATCGAGAAAGGGCTTTTCTCCGCCGAGGACCATCGGCGCTGGACGGAATATGTTCATACCCTCGGCCCGGTGCCCGCGGCGCGTCTGGTCGCCAAGGCCTGGCTCGATCCCGAGTACAAGAAGCTCGCCGTGAAGGACGGCGTCAAGGCGAGCCTGGCGGTCGGGGTCGACTGGATCAACAGCCCGCCCACCGGCTTCGGCACGCCGAGCGACTACTGCAACCTGCGCGTCCTCGAAGACACTCCCAAGCTCAAGCACGTCGTCGTGTGCACGCTCTGCTCGTGCTATCCCCGTCCGATCCTCGGTCAGTCCCCGGAGTGGTACCGGACCCCGAACTACCGCCGCCGACTGGTCCGCTGGCCGCGGCAGGTGCTCGCGGAGTTCGGTCTTCAGCTGCCGCCTGACGTGGAGATCCGGGTCGCCGACTCCAACCAGAAGACGCGCTACATCGTGCTGCCGGTCCGGCCGGCGGGCACGGAAGGCTGGACCGAAGACCAGCTGGCCGAGATCGTGACGCGCGACTGTCTGATCGGCGTGGCGGTGCCGAAGCCGGGCGTCACCACGAACGAGAAGCGGCCGGTGCGTCCTGCGGTCCATCCGGTCCATCACGACCACTGA
- a CDS encoding SH3-like domain-containing protein, with protein sequence MSSRNVPRPPQPAPTSAAFEHARFKESMRVVHDLGGQEGGAIPLEESKPKSWELNTYAICECLSWRGVWTNVEKLRRGADLGDKYLAVPYSARWLLAAARALVDRDHITLTELTDKIEEVRRRHAQKSPR encoded by the coding sequence ATGTCATCGCGTAACGTCCCGAGGCCGCCGCAGCCGGCGCCGACTTCCGCCGCTTTCGAGCACGCGCGCTTCAAGGAGTCCATGCGCGTCGTCCACGATCTCGGCGGCCAGGAGGGCGGAGCGATTCCGCTCGAAGAGAGCAAGCCGAAATCGTGGGAGCTCAACACCTACGCGATCTGCGAGTGCCTTTCATGGCGCGGCGTCTGGACCAACGTGGAGAAGCTCCGGCGGGGCGCCGACCTCGGCGACAAATACCTCGCGGTGCCGTACTCGGCGCGCTGGCTGCTCGCCGCTGCGCGGGCGCTGGTCGACCGGGACCACATCACGCTGACCGAGCTGACCGACAAGATCGAGGAGGTGAGAAGACGCCATGCGCAAAAGTCGCCACGCTGA
- a CDS encoding ABC transporter permease: MSSVVAPTGGLASSGLKSPVVRRLLCGAVGLAAFVAIWELGTLLLGLNPQTRTFVTFGPVPTFTAFPELWAQGKIQSAVYASGQRLGYGMLIAIGLGIPVGILMGRSKRFRELSNSPFQLLRMISPLAWMPLAVLVFIGWDQAIVFLIAIASVWPVAYATAAGLAKVDPAWFKVARNLGARPVHMLTQVILPAIAFDIFTGIRLALGVAWVVLVPAELLGVTSGLGYAIRDARETLSYNQLTAMVLVIGVIGWTFDTVCVALIKRYSWHHRGSEC, translated from the coding sequence ATGAGCTCGGTCGTCGCGCCCACCGGGGGGCTCGCGTCTTCCGGCCTGAAGTCCCCGGTGGTGCGGCGCCTGCTTTGCGGCGCCGTCGGCCTCGCGGCGTTTGTCGCGATCTGGGAATTGGGCACGCTGCTTCTCGGCCTCAATCCCCAGACCCGCACGTTCGTGACCTTCGGGCCGGTTCCCACGTTCACCGCGTTCCCGGAGCTGTGGGCGCAGGGCAAGATCCAGAGCGCCGTCTACGCGAGCGGCCAGCGCCTCGGCTACGGGATGCTGATCGCCATCGGCCTCGGCATCCCGGTCGGCATTCTCATGGGGCGGAGCAAGCGGTTCCGCGAGCTCAGCAACTCGCCGTTCCAGCTGCTGCGCATGATCAGCCCGCTCGCGTGGATGCCGCTCGCCGTGCTGGTGTTCATCGGGTGGGACCAGGCAATCGTCTTCCTCATTGCCATCGCCTCGGTGTGGCCAGTGGCCTACGCCACCGCCGCGGGTCTCGCCAAGGTGGATCCCGCGTGGTTCAAGGTGGCGCGCAACCTCGGCGCCCGGCCGGTGCACATGCTGACGCAGGTCATCCTGCCCGCGATCGCGTTCGACATCTTCACCGGTATCCGGCTCGCGCTCGGCGTCGCCTGGGTGGTGCTCGTGCCCGCGGAGCTCCTCGGCGTCACCTCGGGGCTCGGTTACGCGATCCGGGACGCGCGCGAGACGCTGTCGTACAACCAGCTCACGGCGATGGTGCTCGTCATCGGCGTGATCGGCTGGACCTTCGACACCGTCTGCGTCGCGCTCATCAAGCGCTACAGCTGGCACCACAGGGGGAGCGAATGCTGA
- a CDS encoding thiamine pyrophosphate-binding protein: protein MRSIATGREQTATGRQTASEQPRRMKGQEFLAELIRRSGTKAVFFVPTFLYPTLVELAETRIKRVLCHSEKAAGYMADGYAQACGRPTVVIAQGGPGATNLYAGLVDAWQSHTPLLAVTPVLPSSRYQGNSYQEAYVDFRPVTKYDAEVRSLDRMAEFFGKAYREMTTGAPRPVHLYLDGALEAGEAEFDFRFLDPRYFSYPAFRPRADEDLVEQAARELTEAERPVMVCGRGAVASEAWNEVTALAEHLALPVATTLGGKGSIDERHPLSLGVTGSYRRPSTDPVIAEADLVFYVGGHHGGATTNMRRLPAPGTRAIHVDINPAQPGANYPNVLPLIGDARTVLRQMREAAGPAERGAHAAWVAKAQARLRTWRESEREHTQGNRTPIRPEQLAVELVKACPDDTLYVTDTGYVGTWAGVFMDLPAGRNFLHCEGSLGWAFPAAIGAKAAAPDRPVVAFTGDGGFFYHLSELETAVRNGIPVITVVLNNQAMAFQTHLLRTFWSGSPGLDTLSEFKETRFADLARAMGARGVRVTDPAHLGRAVREAIDANVPAVIDVVIDQTAAAPVAVMAGQGSRAGASVTPVDEKGPTKKI from the coding sequence ATGAGATCGATCGCGACCGGCCGCGAGCAGACGGCGACCGGACGGCAGACAGCGAGCGAGCAGCCTCGGAGAATGAAGGGGCAGGAGTTCCTCGCGGAGCTGATCCGCCGCTCGGGCACGAAGGCGGTCTTCTTCGTCCCGACGTTCCTCTATCCGACGCTCGTCGAGCTGGCCGAGACCCGGATCAAGCGCGTGCTCTGCCACTCGGAGAAGGCCGCGGGCTACATGGCCGACGGCTACGCGCAGGCGTGCGGCCGCCCGACGGTCGTGATCGCGCAGGGCGGTCCCGGCGCCACGAACCTGTACGCCGGCCTGGTCGATGCCTGGCAGAGTCACACGCCGCTGCTCGCCGTCACGCCCGTCCTGCCGAGCTCGCGCTACCAGGGCAATTCGTATCAGGAGGCGTACGTCGACTTCCGGCCGGTGACCAAGTACGACGCCGAAGTGCGGTCGCTCGACCGGATGGCCGAGTTCTTCGGCAAGGCGTACCGCGAGATGACCACGGGCGCGCCGCGGCCGGTCCACCTCTACCTGGACGGCGCGCTCGAGGCGGGAGAAGCGGAGTTCGACTTCCGGTTCCTCGATCCGCGCTACTTCTCCTATCCCGCCTTCCGGCCGCGGGCGGACGAGGACCTGGTGGAGCAGGCCGCGCGGGAGCTGACCGAGGCGGAGCGTCCGGTCATGGTCTGCGGTCGGGGCGCGGTCGCGTCGGAGGCGTGGAACGAAGTCACCGCGCTCGCCGAGCATCTCGCGCTGCCGGTGGCCACCACGCTCGGCGGCAAAGGAAGCATCGACGAGCGGCATCCGCTGTCGCTCGGCGTGACCGGTTCCTACCGCAGGCCTTCGACCGATCCGGTGATCGCGGAAGCGGATCTCGTGTTCTATGTGGGTGGCCACCACGGCGGCGCCACGACGAACATGCGGCGGCTGCCTGCGCCGGGCACCCGCGCCATCCACGTCGACATCAATCCGGCGCAGCCCGGCGCCAATTACCCCAACGTGCTGCCCCTGATCGGCGATGCGCGCACGGTGCTGCGGCAGATGCGCGAGGCGGCGGGCCCGGCGGAGCGCGGCGCGCATGCGGCCTGGGTGGCGAAGGCGCAGGCACGCCTGCGGACATGGCGCGAAAGCGAACGCGAGCACACGCAGGGCAACCGGACGCCGATCCGTCCGGAGCAGCTGGCGGTCGAGCTGGTGAAGGCCTGCCCGGACGATACCCTTTACGTCACGGACACCGGTTACGTCGGAACGTGGGCCGGCGTGTTCATGGATCTGCCGGCCGGCCGGAATTTCCTCCACTGCGAGGGGAGCCTCGGGTGGGCGTTTCCGGCGGCGATCGGCGCCAAGGCCGCCGCGCCCGATCGACCGGTCGTCGCGTTCACCGGCGACGGCGGGTTCTTCTACCATCTGAGCGAGCTCGAAACCGCGGTGCGCAACGGCATCCCCGTGATCACCGTGGTGCTGAACAACCAGGCGATGGCGTTCCAGACGCATCTGCTGCGGACGTTCTGGTCCGGTTCGCCCGGCCTCGACACGCTGTCGGAGTTCAAGGAGACGCGCTTCGCGGACCTCGCACGGGCAATGGGTGCACGGGGCGTGCGTGTGACCGATCCCGCGCATCTCGGGCGAGCGGTACGGGAGGCGATCGATGCGAACGTGCCGGCCGTGATCGACGTCGTCATCGATCAGACGGCGGCTGCGCCCGTTGCGGTGATGGCCGGGCAGGGCAGCCGCGCGGGCGCGTCCGTTACGCCCGTGGACGAGAAGGGCCCGACCAAAAAAATTTAG
- a CDS encoding ABC transporter permease — translation MHASLGLLKTTGNGLFNFFAGLAILFLIWWLGIAYIASKPETALFSDFGPIPAIEGVAELWHEGVIQEAIWASGYRLGMGMLIAIAVGVPIGILMGRSRTFRELSNSPFQVLRMISPLSWEPIAVIVFAGWDQAIIFLIAIAAVWPVMFSTAAGLAKVDPNWFKVARNLGARPWHVVMTIIVPAIAFDVMTGIRLAIGVAWIVLVPAEFFGVTSGLGYAIEDARESLQYDHLMAMILVIGAIGYVLDSACVQIIRRYCWSRQS, via the coding sequence ATGCACGCGTCCCTGGGCTTGCTGAAGACAACGGGGAACGGCCTTTTCAACTTCTTCGCGGGCCTCGCGATCCTGTTCCTTATCTGGTGGCTCGGTATCGCCTACATCGCGAGCAAGCCGGAAACGGCCCTGTTTTCCGACTTCGGGCCCATCCCGGCTATCGAAGGCGTCGCCGAGCTGTGGCACGAAGGCGTGATCCAGGAGGCCATCTGGGCGAGCGGCTATCGCCTGGGCATGGGCATGCTGATCGCGATCGCGGTCGGCGTCCCCATCGGGATCCTCATGGGCCGCAGCCGGACGTTCCGCGAGCTCAGCAACTCGCCGTTCCAGGTGCTGCGCATGATCAGCCCGCTCTCCTGGGAGCCGATCGCGGTGATCGTGTTCGCCGGGTGGGACCAGGCGATCATCTTCCTGATCGCGATCGCCGCCGTCTGGCCCGTGATGTTCTCCACGGCCGCGGGGCTCGCCAAGGTGGATCCCAACTGGTTCAAGGTGGCGCGCAATCTCGGCGCCAGGCCCTGGCACGTCGTGATGACGATCATCGTGCCGGCGATCGCCTTCGACGTCATGACCGGCATACGCCTCGCGATCGGCGTCGCGTGGATCGTGCTCGTGCCGGCGGAGTTCTTCGGCGTGACCTCGGGCCTCGGCTACGCGATCGAGGACGCGCGCGAGTCGCTCCAGTACGACCACCTCATGGCGATGATCCTCGTGATCGGCGCCATCGGCTACGTCCTCGACTCGGCGTGCGTGCAGATCATCCGGCGCTACTGCTGGTCGCGCCAGTCATGA
- the cynR gene encoding transcriptional regulator CynR yields MHRVIFPRSLQYLLAIAEHGSFTRAAEVLHVSQPTLSQQIKNLEESLHSQLLDRSGRAVRLTDAGRIYLEHARRAWGELDAGMRAIHDVHDLSRGSLRLGWNPITDYLTCPLLDRYNSLYPGITLSTLEMPQEHIETAVLEDIIDIGIAFRGKPANLVESNEIEAELLFEERICMAVGNAHRMAGTVDHLSAEDFGKESLVLLNRNFALRRHIDDYCAQNEISPRIAMETNSLSVIIQMVQVGPLATVLPVSIVRTQCGLYPIKISPDLPGKTITVISRKNGYRSPASLAFMALAADWSAHGRRQVPARPKRPCYLEKKPPFDQQKKRVVDLQK; encoded by the coding sequence ATGCATCGCGTCATCTTTCCGCGCTCCCTCCAGTACCTGCTCGCGATCGCGGAGCACGGAAGCTTCACGCGCGCGGCCGAGGTACTGCACGTCTCGCAGCCGACGTTGTCGCAGCAGATCAAGAATCTCGAAGAGTCGCTGCACTCGCAGCTGCTCGATCGATCGGGGCGCGCGGTCAGGCTCACCGACGCGGGTCGGATCTATCTGGAGCACGCGCGTCGCGCGTGGGGCGAGCTTGATGCAGGGATGCGCGCCATCCACGACGTTCACGATCTGAGCCGCGGGTCGCTCCGTCTCGGCTGGAACCCCATCACGGACTACCTGACCTGCCCGCTGCTGGATCGATATAACAGCCTCTATCCGGGCATCACCCTGAGCACGCTCGAGATGCCCCAGGAGCACATCGAGACGGCGGTGCTCGAGGACATCATCGACATCGGCATCGCTTTCCGGGGAAAGCCCGCGAACCTCGTGGAATCGAACGAAATCGAGGCGGAGTTGCTCTTCGAAGAACGGATATGCATGGCTGTCGGCAATGCACATCGCATGGCGGGGACGGTGGATCACCTGAGCGCGGAAGATTTCGGGAAAGAGTCGCTGGTATTGCTGAACCGCAATTTTGCCCTGCGGCGCCACATCGACGACTACTGCGCGCAGAACGAGATCAGCCCGCGCATCGCGATGGAAACCAATTCGCTCAGCGTGATCATTCAGATGGTTCAGGTGGGGCCTTTGGCCACTGTGCTCCCCGTCAGCATCGTTCGCACCCAGTGCGGTCTCTATCCGATCAAGATTTCGCCCGATCTGCCCGGCAAGACGATCACGGTGATCAGCCGGAAGAACGGTTACCGCAGCCCGGCCTCTCTCGCCTTCATGGCGCTCGCGGCGGATTGGTCGGCGCACGGTCGGCGACAGGTACCCGCTCGCCCCAAGCGGCCCTGCTACCTCGAAAAGAAGCCGCCTTTCGATCAACAAAAGAAGCGCGTCGTCGATCTGCAGAAGTGA